One stretch of Rathayibacter festucae DSM 15932 DNA includes these proteins:
- a CDS encoding dipeptide/oligopeptide/nickel ABC transporter permease/ATP-binding protein, giving the protein MSTASRSARPSLAHRLPESLRTPQGVAAAVGLVLVILATILGPILFGDLATERSIADRQQGASLAHPFGTDDLGRDLLARVVVATRVSVLLTLGATGISVVGGVLLGVVAVLLPRLLQRLIAGLIDILLSFPWLLLALFFSVIWGTTAVGAMLAVGFAGIPVFARLTSTLAASVSSSDYVRAAGMLGSRPLRTTVRHVVPNILPPLLVNSAAHASVTLLSFAALSFLGLGVQAPEYDWGRLLNEGAKRIYVDPMAAIGPGIAVVLVGVVFALLGEVFSESSSRRRPVKAVKRRRSDEVVAPVTDAMPVVEMSGLRVAFPGRDGAMTERVHGVDLTILPGETVGIVGESGSGKSVTASAVAGLLGPDALVTSEQLVFRGIDMTAVPNAGERRRLGLEQAMIFQDPLTSLNPALTIGRQLREASEVHARTPRAESLRRAIDKLNLVRIPDAEKRVGRLPHEFSGGMRQRAMIAMGLMGTPRLLIADEPTTALDVTVQRQVMQALREAQTATGAAILFISHDIALVSGFCDRIVVMRDGRVVEEIAADRLDEARHPYTRGLIACVPDMATDRSALLPVIAAIDEEPPSADRTAHDLPAHDQEALTA; this is encoded by the coding sequence ATGAGCACTGCATCCCGTTCCGCCCGCCCGTCACTCGCCCACCGGCTCCCGGAGTCACTGCGCACCCCGCAGGGCGTCGCCGCCGCCGTCGGCCTCGTCCTGGTGATCCTCGCGACGATCCTCGGCCCGATCCTCTTCGGCGACCTCGCCACCGAGCGCTCGATCGCCGACCGCCAGCAGGGCGCGAGCCTCGCGCACCCCTTCGGCACCGACGACCTCGGCCGCGACCTCCTCGCCCGCGTCGTCGTCGCCACCCGGGTCTCGGTGCTGCTCACCCTCGGCGCGACCGGCATCTCGGTCGTCGGCGGCGTGCTGCTCGGCGTCGTCGCGGTGCTGCTGCCACGCCTGCTGCAGCGGCTGATCGCGGGCCTCATCGACATCCTGCTGTCCTTCCCCTGGCTGCTGCTCGCGCTGTTCTTCTCGGTGATCTGGGGCACGACCGCGGTCGGCGCGATGCTCGCCGTCGGCTTCGCCGGCATCCCGGTCTTCGCGCGGCTCACCAGCACGCTCGCGGCCTCGGTGTCGTCGAGCGACTACGTCCGCGCCGCCGGGATGCTCGGCAGCCGCCCGTTGCGGACGACCGTCCGGCACGTGGTGCCGAACATCCTGCCGCCGCTGCTGGTCAACTCGGCGGCGCACGCCTCCGTCACGCTGCTCTCCTTCGCCGCGCTGTCCTTCCTCGGCCTCGGCGTCCAGGCGCCCGAGTACGACTGGGGCCGGCTGCTCAACGAGGGCGCGAAGCGGATCTACGTCGATCCGATGGCCGCGATCGGCCCCGGCATCGCCGTGGTGCTGGTCGGCGTCGTCTTCGCGCTGCTCGGCGAGGTGTTCAGCGAGTCGTCCTCGCGCCGCCGCCCGGTCAAGGCGGTCAAGCGCCGGCGCTCGGACGAGGTCGTCGCGCCCGTCACCGATGCGATGCCCGTCGTCGAGATGTCCGGGCTGCGCGTGGCGTTCCCCGGCCGCGACGGCGCGATGACCGAGCGCGTGCACGGCGTGGACCTGACGATCCTGCCCGGCGAGACCGTCGGCATCGTCGGCGAGAGCGGCTCGGGCAAGTCGGTCACGGCGAGCGCCGTCGCCGGGCTGCTCGGCCCCGACGCGCTGGTCACCAGCGAGCAGCTCGTCTTCCGCGGCATCGACATGACCGCGGTGCCCAACGCCGGCGAGCGCCGGCGCCTCGGCCTCGAGCAGGCGATGATCTTCCAGGACCCGCTGACCTCGCTCAATCCGGCGCTCACCATCGGCCGCCAGCTGCGCGAGGCGAGCGAGGTGCACGCCCGCACCCCGCGCGCCGAGTCGCTGCGCCGCGCGATCGACAAGCTGAACCTGGTGCGCATCCCGGACGCCGAGAAGCGGGTCGGCCGGCTGCCGCACGAGTTCTCCGGCGGCATGCGGCAGCGGGCGATGATCGCGATGGGCCTGATGGGCACGCCGCGGCTGCTGATCGCGGACGAGCCGACCACCGCGCTCGACGTCACCGTGCAGCGGCAGGTGATGCAGGCGCTGCGCGAGGCGCAGACCGCGACCGGAGCGGCGATCCTCTTCATCTCGCACGACATCGCGCTGGTCAGCGGCTTCTGCGACCGGATCGTGGTGATGCGCGACGGTCGAGTGGTCGAGGAGATCGCCGCCGACCGCCTCGACGAGGCGCGGCACCCCTACACGCGCGGGCTGATCGCCTGCGTGCCGGACATGGCGACCGACCGGAGCGCGCTGCTCCCGGTGATCGCGGCGATCGACGAGGAGCCGCCTTCCGCCGACCGGACCGCCCACGACCTGCCCGCCCACGACCAGGAGGCACTGACCGCATGA
- a CDS encoding ABC transporter ATP-binding protein: MSELRYEAVTVRFGHGRSATTAVDAVDLTVRPGTTHGLVGESGSGKSTVARVAVGLTPLHSGRILLDGVDITSREPSARAARRRVQMVFQDPLSALDPRMSVGASIAEGLLATGRRHSAAARDDRVRELLDLVHIDPARADDRPTAFSGGQRQRITIARALAAEPQVLIADEITSALDVSVQGVVLNLLRELQQRLELTMLFISHNLAVVRYVSDEVSVMRGGRLVEHGTTDTVLSDPADPYTRQLLRAVPVMGRPLDLEDA; encoded by the coding sequence ATGAGCGAGCTGCGCTACGAGGCGGTGACCGTGCGCTTCGGCCACGGCCGCTCGGCGACCACGGCCGTCGACGCCGTGGACCTGACGGTCCGGCCCGGCACCACCCACGGACTGGTCGGCGAGTCCGGCTCCGGCAAGTCGACGGTCGCGCGGGTCGCGGTCGGCCTCACCCCGCTGCACTCCGGCCGGATCCTGCTCGACGGCGTCGACATCACCAGCCGCGAGCCGTCGGCCCGGGCCGCGCGCCGCCGGGTGCAGATGGTGTTCCAGGATCCGCTGTCGGCACTCGACCCGCGGATGAGCGTCGGCGCCTCGATCGCCGAGGGACTGCTCGCGACCGGCCGGCGCCACTCCGCCGCTGCGCGCGACGACCGCGTCCGCGAGCTGCTCGACCTGGTGCACATCGACCCGGCGCGCGCCGACGACCGCCCGACCGCCTTCTCCGGCGGGCAGCGCCAGCGGATCACGATCGCCCGGGCGCTGGCCGCCGAGCCGCAGGTGCTGATCGCCGACGAGATCACCTCGGCGCTCGACGTCTCGGTGCAGGGCGTGGTGCTCAACCTCCTCCGGGAGCTGCAGCAGAGACTCGAGCTGACCATGCTCTTCATCTCGCACAACCTCGCCGTCGTCCGCTACGTCAGCGACGAGGTCTCGGTGATGCGCGGCGGGCGCCTCGTCGAGCACGGCACGACCGACACCGTGCTGTCCGATCCCGCCGACCCGTACACGAGGCAGCTGCTCCGGGCCGTGCCCGTGATGGGCCGGCCTCTCGACCTGGAGGACGCATGA
- a CDS encoding amidohydrolase produces the protein MTELLIRSAIFAGRDAPADLLLRDGVIAEIAPAGTLPGSTEALDADGRFVAPGFWDAHVHFTQWVVRRQRVDLAPAASAAEAVAIMRAALPVREDAVLIGYGFRDGLWTDAPTRAALDAIAPDRPVVLISGDLHCGWLNSAAGRRFGLSIPEDGVLRETEWIGTLDLIDAVGLPSVAAYRETAEAAAARGVVGIVEFENADNSRAWPARIAEGVTSLRVETSVWPDRLDDAIARGLRTGDALDPAGLARMGRLKIVVDGSLNTRTAYCFDPYPGIAADHPHPCGVLSVAPEEVEGLLIRARDASILPAVHAIGDRANAEVLDVFERLGLAGTIEHAQLVAAEDFARFGRLGLVASVQPEHAMDDRDVADHHWAGRTDRSFAFASLHAAGATLALGSDAPVAPLDPWISLAAAVSRRRDGREAWHPAERLPFDVALAASTRGATVAVGAAADLVLLDRDPATADDAELRTTPVAATLLAGRPTWSAL, from the coding sequence ATGACCGAGCTCCTGATCCGCTCCGCCATCTTCGCGGGGCGGGACGCCCCCGCCGACCTGCTGCTGCGCGACGGCGTGATCGCCGAGATCGCCCCGGCCGGAACGCTGCCGGGCAGCACCGAGGCCCTCGACGCCGACGGCCGCTTCGTGGCGCCCGGCTTCTGGGACGCGCACGTGCACTTCACCCAGTGGGTGGTCCGCCGGCAGCGGGTCGACCTCGCCCCCGCGGCGAGCGCCGCCGAGGCCGTCGCGATCATGCGCGCGGCGCTGCCGGTGCGCGAGGACGCCGTGCTGATCGGCTACGGCTTCCGCGACGGCCTCTGGACGGACGCTCCCACCCGCGCCGCCCTCGACGCGATCGCGCCCGACCGGCCGGTCGTCCTGATCAGCGGTGACCTGCACTGCGGCTGGCTCAACAGCGCGGCCGGCCGGCGCTTCGGGCTGTCGATCCCGGAGGACGGGGTGCTGCGCGAGACGGAGTGGATCGGCACGCTCGACCTGATCGACGCGGTCGGCCTGCCCTCCGTCGCCGCCTACCGGGAGACCGCCGAGGCCGCCGCGGCCCGGGGAGTCGTGGGCATCGTCGAGTTCGAGAACGCCGACAACTCCCGCGCCTGGCCGGCCCGCATCGCGGAGGGCGTCACGTCCCTGCGCGTCGAGACCTCGGTCTGGCCCGACCGGCTCGACGACGCGATCGCCCGCGGGCTGCGCACCGGCGACGCCCTCGATCCGGCCGGCCTCGCCCGGATGGGCCGCCTCAAGATCGTCGTCGACGGCTCGCTGAACACCCGCACCGCCTACTGCTTCGACCCCTACCCCGGGATCGCGGCCGACCACCCGCACCCCTGCGGCGTGCTGAGCGTCGCGCCCGAGGAGGTGGAGGGCCTGCTGATCCGCGCCCGCGACGCCAGCATCCTCCCGGCCGTGCACGCCATCGGCGACCGCGCGAACGCCGAGGTGCTCGACGTCTTCGAGCGGCTCGGACTCGCGGGCACGATCGAGCACGCCCAGCTCGTCGCGGCCGAGGACTTCGCCCGCTTCGGCCGCCTCGGGCTCGTCGCGAGCGTGCAGCCGGAGCACGCGATGGACGACCGCGACGTCGCCGACCATCACTGGGCCGGCCGCACCGACCGCTCCTTCGCCTTCGCCTCGCTGCACGCCGCCGGCGCGACCCTCGCCCTCGGCTCCGACGCGCCCGTCGCCCCGCTCGACCCGTGGATCTCGCTCGCCGCCGCGGTCAGCCGCCGCCGCGACGGCCGCGAGGCCTGGCACCCGGCCGAGCGGCTGCCGTTCGACGTCGCGCTCGCGGCGAGCACCCGCGGGGCGACCGTCGCCGTGGGAGCCGCGGCCGACCTCGTGCTGCTCGACCGCGACCCGGCGACCGCCGACGACGCGGAGCTGCGCACGACACCCGTCGCGGCGACCCTGCTCGCCGGCCGGCCGACCTGGTCCGCGCTCTGA
- a CDS encoding alpha/beta fold hydrolase, producing MPLITTPAGVAVHYETTGDPAGRPLVLLHGGGAQLIGWDDRFCELLAEHGFFVVRTDNRDVGLSQATGGPEDTTAGYDLADMALDVVAVLDELGIARAHLTGMSMGGYIAQLVAILHPERVASLGLMSTSLSSAPEFLVGEHTGEPITEVPEVLDRDAYIAMFVGGQRHYQSPGFPFDEAASAALGARYYDRAYTPTGLVRQWNALLRGPLERREAMAAVTVPVAIIHGRGDQSLHWSAALETARILPQAELHLYEEMGHDIPVELWPEFAAILARTAARAERTADA from the coding sequence ATGCCCCTGATCACCACCCCGGCCGGCGTCGCCGTGCACTACGAGACGACGGGCGACCCCGCCGGCCGCCCGCTCGTCCTTCTGCACGGCGGCGGCGCCCAGCTGATCGGCTGGGACGACCGCTTCTGCGAGCTGCTCGCCGAGCACGGCTTCTTCGTCGTCCGCACCGACAACCGCGACGTCGGCCTCAGCCAGGCGACCGGCGGCCCGGAGGACACCACGGCCGGCTACGACCTCGCCGACATGGCGCTCGACGTCGTCGCCGTGCTCGACGAACTCGGGATCGCGCGCGCGCACCTCACCGGCATGTCGATGGGCGGCTACATCGCGCAGCTCGTCGCGATCCTGCACCCGGAGCGGGTCGCCTCGCTCGGCCTGATGTCGACCTCGCTCAGCTCGGCGCCGGAGTTCCTGGTCGGCGAGCACACCGGCGAGCCGATCACCGAGGTCCCGGAGGTCCTCGACCGCGACGCCTACATCGCCATGTTCGTCGGCGGCCAGCGGCACTACCAGTCGCCCGGCTTCCCCTTCGACGAGGCGGCGAGCGCCGCCCTCGGCGCCCGCTACTACGACCGCGCCTACACGCCGACCGGCCTCGTCCGGCAGTGGAACGCGCTGCTGCGCGGCCCGCTCGAGCGGCGGGAGGCGATGGCGGCGGTGACCGTGCCCGTCGCGATCATCCACGGCCGCGGCGACCAGAGCCTGCACTGGAGCGCCGCACTCGAGACCGCGCGGATCCTCCCCCAGGCCGAGCTGCACCTCTACGAGGAGATGGGCCACGACATCCCCGTGGAGCTCTGGCCGGAATTCGCTGCGATCCTGGCTCGGACCGCCGCCCGCGCCGAGAGGACCGCCGATGCGTGA
- a CDS encoding FMN-binding negative transcriptional regulator: MRENAEYAMTDPAEIRALIRATPWATMVSATEDGVVVSHYPFLLEEPLPGADPDELVLVSHVGRPDERAHRLGESELAVVFQGPHGYVSPSWYGVTRAVPTWNFAAVHVWGVPEPLSDEENLAVLERLVDHFEDELPEPFRLRISAENAAYAERIVHGTVGFRLRVTRIEAKEKMSQDKPAEVVDRVTTALDAPGPYSNPALAERMRRVHASMRPETPQ, encoded by the coding sequence ATGCGTGAGAACGCCGAGTACGCGATGACCGACCCCGCCGAGATCCGCGCGCTGATCCGCGCGACGCCCTGGGCGACGATGGTCAGCGCGACCGAGGACGGCGTCGTCGTCTCGCACTACCCGTTCCTGCTGGAGGAGCCGCTGCCCGGCGCCGACCCCGACGAGCTCGTGCTGGTCAGCCACGTCGGCCGGCCCGACGAGCGCGCCCACCGGCTCGGCGAGTCCGAGCTGGCCGTGGTCTTCCAGGGCCCGCACGGCTACGTCTCGCCCAGCTGGTACGGCGTGACGCGGGCGGTGCCGACCTGGAACTTCGCGGCCGTGCACGTCTGGGGCGTGCCCGAGCCGCTGAGCGACGAGGAGAACCTGGCCGTGCTCGAGCGGCTGGTCGACCACTTCGAGGACGAGCTGCCCGAGCCGTTCCGCCTCCGGATCAGCGCCGAGAACGCGGCCTACGCCGAGCGGATCGTGCACGGCACGGTCGGCTTCCGGCTCCGGGTCACCCGGATCGAGGCCAAGGAGAAGATGAGCCAGGACAAGCCGGCGGAGGTCGTCGACCGGGTCACGACGGCGCTCGACGCGCCGGGGCCGTACTCGAACCCCGCGCTCGCCGAGCGGATGCGCCGCGTGCACGCCTCGATGCGGCCGGAGACCCCCCAGTGA
- a CDS encoding M20 metallopeptidase family protein, with protein sequence MIPGLHDDLVRLRRRLHADPELGLALPRTQALLLEELAPLGLEITTGRGLGSITAVLRGGRPGPVVLLRADMDALPVVEATGLPFAATNGAMHACGHDLHMAGLIGAARLLAARRDELAGTVVLMLQPGEEGFAGGRLMIEEGVLDAAGERPVAAFAMHVDCSTDSGLFVTRSGPMMASASGMRITVTGTGGHAAFPHLAVDPIPAAAALVQALQTFVARRVPATDPAVVSVVSIVSDSTAPNVLAARVELMLNIRTLSRTTFALVRSSLAELAAGIAAAHGCGVETEFIDSYPVTHNDPEETERVIAALTARHGADRVLRLPAPSMASEDFAYVLDEIPGTLLFLGTRPPGLPAEGAPSMHSESAVFDDALLGLHAETLAQLALDRCTLIE encoded by the coding sequence GTGATCCCCGGCCTCCACGACGACCTGGTGCGACTGCGCCGCCGCCTGCACGCCGACCCCGAGCTCGGCCTCGCGCTCCCGCGCACCCAGGCGCTGCTGCTCGAGGAGCTGGCCCCGCTCGGCCTCGAGATCACGACCGGCCGCGGCCTCGGCTCGATCACCGCCGTCCTCCGCGGCGGCCGCCCCGGACCGGTCGTCCTGCTGCGCGCCGACATGGACGCGCTCCCCGTCGTCGAGGCGACCGGCCTGCCCTTCGCCGCGACGAACGGCGCGATGCACGCCTGCGGCCACGATCTGCACATGGCCGGGCTGATCGGCGCGGCCCGCCTGCTCGCCGCCCGGCGCGACGAGCTCGCCGGCACCGTCGTCCTGATGCTCCAGCCCGGCGAGGAGGGCTTCGCCGGCGGCCGCCTGATGATCGAGGAGGGCGTCCTCGACGCCGCCGGCGAGCGCCCGGTCGCCGCCTTCGCGATGCACGTCGACTGCTCCACCGACTCCGGCCTCTTCGTCACCCGCTCCGGCCCGATGATGGCGAGCGCCAGCGGCATGCGGATCACCGTGACCGGCACCGGCGGTCACGCCGCGTTCCCGCACCTCGCCGTCGACCCGATCCCCGCCGCGGCCGCACTGGTGCAGGCGCTGCAGACCTTCGTCGCCCGCCGCGTGCCGGCGACCGACCCCGCCGTCGTCTCGGTGGTGAGCATCGTCAGCGACTCGACCGCGCCCAACGTCCTGGCCGCACGGGTCGAGCTGATGCTCAACATCCGCACCCTCTCGCGCACGACCTTCGCCCTCGTGCGCTCCTCGCTCGCCGAGCTCGCCGCCGGCATCGCCGCCGCGCACGGCTGCGGCGTCGAGACCGAGTTCATCGACTCCTACCCCGTCACCCACAACGACCCGGAGGAGACCGAGCGGGTGATCGCCGCGCTCACCGCCCGGCACGGCGCCGACCGCGTGCTCCGCCTCCCCGCGCCGTCGATGGCGTCGGAGGACTTCGCCTACGTCCTCGACGAGATCCCCGGCACGCTCCTCTTCCTCGGCACCCGCCCGCCCGGTCTGCCGGCGGAGGGCGCCCCCTCGATGCACTCCGAGTCCGCCGTCTTCGACGACGCCCTGCTCGGCCTGCACGCCGAGACCCTCGCCCAGCTGGCCCTCGACCGCTGCACGCTGATCGAGTAG
- a CDS encoding ATP-dependent DNA ligase: protein MGKLFYDGSVEIDFEDRVLAHLQIVITAKLRRNESFLLSWRDDHSMGDGRSAIWLHPAVGLRYKYFGGRMPRINPAWIAALTDLANSAGGLYVVAEPDTEHVRTIDREAH, encoded by the coding sequence ATGGGAAAGCTGTTCTACGACGGATCCGTCGAGATCGACTTCGAGGACCGGGTGCTCGCGCACCTGCAGATCGTCATCACCGCGAAGCTCCGCCGCAACGAGTCCTTCCTGCTCAGCTGGCGCGACGACCACAGCATGGGCGACGGCCGCAGCGCCATCTGGCTGCATCCCGCGGTCGGCCTGCGCTACAAGTACTTCGGCGGGCGGATGCCCCGCATCAACCCCGCCTGGATCGCCGCGCTCACCGATCTCGCCAACTCCGCCGGCGGCCTCTACGTCGTCGCCGAGCCCGACACCGAGCACGTCCGCACGATCGACCGGGAGGCGCACTGA
- a CDS encoding GAF and ANTAR domain-containing protein: MTDSAVLCDPYLRGYPIDGVAISTLGRTFGGETIAASDPTAARLDEIQLDLGQGPCWDAIAAGAPVSLLDTGTDVRWPLFAEAVDALDVRSVFAFPLTFAGLSIGAVDLYTRAPITLDDAALTEISAQSPATSLRVLAAVLHDDADEVSSNPGSRRVVHQATGMIIARYRIDSDDALVLLRAHAFAQHRPLVDVAQDIVARQDGFPDRPLTVQDDSW; the protein is encoded by the coding sequence ATGACCGATTCCGCCGTCCTCTGCGACCCGTATCTGCGCGGGTACCCGATCGACGGCGTCGCCATCTCCACCCTCGGCCGCACGTTCGGCGGCGAGACGATCGCCGCCAGCGACCCGACGGCCGCGCGGCTCGACGAGATCCAGCTCGACCTCGGCCAGGGCCCCTGCTGGGACGCGATCGCCGCGGGCGCCCCCGTGTCCCTGCTCGACACCGGCACCGACGTGCGCTGGCCGCTCTTCGCCGAGGCGGTGGACGCCCTCGACGTGCGCTCGGTGTTCGCCTTCCCGCTCACCTTCGCCGGGCTCTCGATCGGCGCCGTCGACCTCTACACCCGCGCCCCGATCACCCTCGACGACGCCGCGCTCACCGAGATCTCGGCGCAGTCGCCCGCCACCTCGCTCCGGGTGCTCGCCGCGGTGCTCCACGACGACGCGGACGAGGTGAGCAGCAACCCCGGGTCCCGGAGGGTCGTCCACCAGGCGACCGGCATGATCATCGCCCGCTACCGCATCGACTCGGACGACGCCCTCGTGCTGCTGAGGGCCCACGCGTTCGCCCAGCACCGCCCCCTGGTCGACGTCGCCCAGGACATCGTCGCCCGCCAGGACGGCTTCCCCGACCGCCCGCTCACCGTTCAGGACGACTCATGGTGA
- a CDS encoding GAF and ANTAR domain-containing protein, translated as MVINSRERSVIATFVALSDTLVDDYDVVDFAQTLVESSATLFDAVSAGLVLASPEGTLEVLASTDEDTRLIELLQLETAGPCIECYDTGRPVIVPDTLAVDDRWAEFRTRSRDLGVRAAHCVPMRSRGTTIGSLNLFQAGTGTLDPDDIAVVQAFADVATIGILHQRALRESTVTQEQLQRALDSRVLIEQAKGIIAYSQRTTVDRAFEILRSRSRSTSTPITTLARQIIEGYRD; from the coding sequence ATGGTGATCAACTCCCGCGAGCGGAGCGTCATCGCGACCTTCGTGGCCCTCTCCGACACGCTCGTCGACGACTACGACGTCGTCGACTTCGCGCAGACGCTCGTCGAGAGCAGCGCGACCCTCTTCGACGCGGTCTCGGCTGGCCTGGTGCTCGCCAGCCCCGAGGGCACGCTCGAGGTGCTCGCCTCGACGGACGAGGACACCCGCCTGATCGAGCTGCTGCAGCTCGAGACCGCCGGCCCGTGCATCGAGTGCTACGACACCGGGCGCCCCGTCATCGTGCCGGACACGCTCGCGGTCGACGACCGCTGGGCCGAGTTCCGCACCCGCTCGCGCGACCTCGGCGTCCGCGCCGCGCACTGCGTGCCGATGCGCTCGCGGGGCACCACGATCGGCTCGCTCAACCTCTTCCAGGCCGGCACCGGCACCCTCGACCCCGACGACATCGCCGTCGTGCAGGCCTTCGCCGACGTCGCGACGATCGGCATCCTGCACCAGCGCGCGCTCCGCGAGAGCACCGTCACCCAGGAGCAGCTGCAGCGCGCCCTCGACAGCCGCGTCCTGATCGAGCAGGCGAAGGGCATCATCGCCTACTCCCAGCGCACCACCGTCGACCGCGCCTTCGAGATCCTCCGCTCCCGCTCGCGCTCGACCTCCACGCCGATCACGACCCTCGCCCGCCAGATCATCGAGGGCTACCGGGACTGA
- a CDS encoding alpha-N-arabinofuranosidase: MTDASRAVSPPATARVSLDPAAVVAPVNPRLFGSFVEHLGRCVYDGIYEPGHPTANEDGFRLDVVELVKELGSTTVRYPGGNFVSGYRWEDGVGPREDRPRRRDLAWHSLETNEVGLDDFAKWAKLTGSEIMYAVNLGTRGVLEALDVLEYANGKAGTFLADQRIANGSPEPHDIRMWCLGNEMDGPWQVGHMNADDYGKLASRTAKALKIADPSLELVICGSSGSSMPTFGEWERVVLEHAYDDVEYVSCHAYYQEYDGDLGSFLASSLDMEYFISTVAATVDHVKHKLKKSKDIKLSFDEWNIWYLQEHQEEEAALAAADTSGAREWPYAPRLLEDVYSVADAVVLGNLMITLLKNSDRVTSASLAQLVNVIAPIMTEPGGAAWRQTTFFPFSTTARLASGSVLRPRIDVGSYSTARHGDAPLVDSVATLDDGRAAVFLVNRSTTEALEVTVDVNGLGVSTVAEAVGLFDEDVYAKNTKDDQNRVGLKPVDATLVDGVLTLTLPPVSWTAVSLTA, translated from the coding sequence ATGACCGACGCCTCCCGCGCCGTCTCCCCGCCCGCGACCGCGCGCGTCTCCCTCGACCCGGCCGCGGTGGTCGCTCCCGTGAATCCGCGGCTGTTCGGCTCGTTCGTCGAGCACCTGGGCCGCTGCGTGTACGACGGGATCTACGAGCCCGGCCACCCCACCGCGAACGAGGACGGCTTCCGCCTGGACGTCGTCGAGCTGGTCAAGGAGCTCGGCTCGACCACCGTCCGCTATCCGGGCGGGAACTTCGTCTCCGGCTACCGCTGGGAGGACGGGGTCGGACCCCGCGAGGACCGCCCGCGCCGCCGCGACCTGGCCTGGCACTCTCTCGAGACCAACGAGGTGGGCCTGGACGATTTCGCGAAGTGGGCGAAGCTGACCGGCAGCGAGATCATGTACGCCGTCAACCTCGGCACCCGCGGTGTCCTCGAGGCCCTCGACGTGCTCGAGTACGCCAACGGGAAGGCCGGCACGTTCCTCGCCGACCAGCGGATCGCGAACGGCAGTCCGGAGCCGCACGACATCCGCATGTGGTGCCTGGGGAACGAGATGGACGGCCCGTGGCAGGTCGGTCACATGAACGCCGACGACTACGGCAAGCTCGCCTCCCGCACCGCGAAGGCCCTCAAGATCGCCGACCCGTCGCTCGAGCTCGTGATCTGCGGCTCCTCCGGATCGTCGATGCCCACCTTCGGCGAGTGGGAGCGCGTCGTCCTCGAGCACGCCTACGACGACGTCGAGTACGTCTCCTGCCACGCCTACTACCAGGAGTACGACGGCGACCTCGGCTCCTTCCTCGCGTCCTCGCTCGACATGGAGTACTTCATCTCCACCGTCGCCGCGACCGTCGACCACGTGAAGCACAAGCTGAAGAAGTCGAAGGACATCAAGCTGTCGTTCGACGAGTGGAACATCTGGTATCTCCAGGAGCACCAGGAGGAGGAGGCCGCCCTCGCCGCCGCCGACACCAGCGGTGCCCGGGAGTGGCCGTACGCGCCGCGGCTGCTGGAGGACGTGTACTCGGTCGCCGACGCCGTCGTGCTCGGCAATCTGATGATCACGCTGCTGAAGAACTCCGACCGGGTCACGTCGGCGTCGCTCGCGCAGCTGGTCAACGTCATCGCGCCGATCATGACCGAACCGGGCGGAGCCGCGTGGCGGCAGACCACGTTCTTCCCGTTCTCGACCACCGCTCGCCTCGCCTCGGGCTCGGTGCTGCGGCCGCGCATCGATGTCGGGTCGTACTCCACCGCCCGGCACGGCGACGCGCCGCTGGTCGATTCCGTCGCGACGCTCGACGACGGCCGCGCGGCCGTGTTCCTGGTCAATCGCTCGACCACGGAGGCCCTCGAGGTCACCGTCGACGTGAACGGCCTCGGCGTCTCCACGGTCGCGGAGGCGGTCGGCCTCTTCGACGAGGACGTCTACGCGAAGAACACGAAGGACGACCAGAACCGCGTCGGCCTGAAGCCCGTCGACGCCACCCTGGTCGACGGCGTGCTGACGCTGACGCTGCCGCCGGTCTCCTGGACGGCGGTGTCCCTGACGGCGTAG